In one Winogradskyella sp. MH6 genomic region, the following are encoded:
- a CDS encoding Na(+)-translocating NADH-quinone reductase subunit C, producing the protein MSNRTDSNIYTIIFAVIMVFIVGALLAFTASSLASKISENQRIEKQQNILYAMGINNNDESSAVFVSTEQAPEDFSKYIKEQIVITVDANGKILKTQTGDEYVAEYKKEPYLIDIKKQKSNAAAGEPRQLPLFIGEKDGKTFYVAPIYGKGLWDAIWGFVSMDENMVVQGAYFDHKGETPGLGANIKERFFMDDFKGEHLLNDAGVFKGIDVAKGNADPKNLDKTDNEVDAIAGATITGNGVTAMIKSDLKLYKPYFDKLKNK; encoded by the coding sequence TAATATTTACACAATAATATTTGCCGTTATAATGGTATTTATTGTAGGAGCTTTATTAGCCTTTACAGCGTCATCTTTAGCTTCTAAAATTTCTGAAAATCAGCGTATAGAAAAACAACAAAACATTCTATATGCTATGGGAATAAATAATAATGATGAGAGTAGTGCGGTTTTTGTTTCTACTGAACAAGCACCAGAAGATTTTTCTAAGTATATCAAAGAACAAATTGTTATTACTGTTGATGCTAACGGAAAAATTTTAAAGACTCAAACAGGTGATGAATATGTGGCTGAATATAAAAAAGAGCCTTATCTAATAGATATAAAAAAGCAAAAGTCTAACGCAGCAGCTGGTGAACCTAGACAACTACCCTTGTTTATAGGAGAAAAGGATGGTAAGACTTTTTATGTAGCACCAATTTATGGTAAAGGTTTATGGGATGCTATTTGGGGATTCGTATCTATGGATGAAAATATGGTGGTTCAAGGAGCTTATTTTGATCATAAAGGGGAAACACCAGGTTTGGGTGCAAATATTAAAGAGCGTTTCTTTATGGATGATTTTAAAGGAGAACATCTATTAAATGACGCAGGAGTCTTTAAAGGAATTGATGTTGCCAAAGGTAACGCAGACCCTAAAAACTTAGATAAAACAGATAATGAGGTTGATGCCATTGCTGGTGCTACCATTACAGGAAATGGTGTTACAGCGATGATAAAAAGTGACTTAAAACTTTACAAGCCTTATTTCGATAAATTAAAAAATAAATAA
- the nqrF gene encoding NADH:ubiquinone reductase (Na(+)-transporting) subunit F has translation MILAANTIGTIVATVSAFLLVTLVLVALLLFVKQKLSPSGPVKITINGEKELEVASGGTLLSTLGGQKVFLPSACGGGGTCIQCECHVLSGGGEALPTETPHFSRKELQHGARLACQVKVKQDMEITIPEEIFGIKKWEAVVVRNYNVASFIKEFVVEIPEDMNYKAGGYIQIEIPPCEIKYSDIDITAHPEEHETPDKFQAEWDKFGLWPLVMKNTETVERAYSMASYPAEGREIMLNVRIATPPWDRSKNQWMNVNPGVASSYIFAQKPGDKVVISGPYGEFFINESDSEMLYVGGGAGMAPMRSHLYHLFKTLKTGRKVTYWYGGRSKRELFYLEHFRELERDFPNFKFYLALSEPLEEDNWKVKKDINDEAGDGFVGFIHNCVIDNYLSLHDAPEDIELYFCGPPLMNQAVQKMGEDFGIPDEHIRFDDFGG, from the coding sequence ATGATATTAGCCGCAAATACAATCGGAACAATAGTAGCAACAGTAAGTGCATTTTTATTAGTCACATTAGTACTAGTCGCATTATTATTATTTGTAAAACAAAAATTATCACCATCTGGTCCTGTAAAGATTACTATTAATGGTGAAAAGGAATTAGAAGTAGCTTCAGGCGGTACGCTTTTAAGTACTCTAGGTGGTCAAAAAGTCTTTTTACCATCAGCTTGTGGTGGAGGAGGAACTTGTATTCAATGTGAGTGCCATGTATTGTCTGGTGGTGGTGAAGCATTACCAACTGAAACTCCTCACTTTTCTAGAAAAGAATTACAGCACGGAGCACGTTTAGCGTGTCAGGTAAAAGTAAAGCAGGATATGGAAATTACCATTCCTGAAGAAATTTTTGGTATTAAAAAATGGGAAGCTGTTGTTGTACGTAACTATAACGTGGCATCCTTTATCAAGGAATTCGTAGTCGAGATTCCTGAAGATATGAATTATAAAGCAGGTGGATATATTCAGATTGAAATTCCACCATGTGAAATTAAATATTCAGATATAGATATTACAGCACACCCAGAAGAGCATGAAACTCCAGATAAGTTTCAAGCAGAATGGGATAAGTTTGGTCTTTGGCCTTTAGTAATGAAAAATACTGAAACTGTAGAGCGTGCATACTCTATGGCTTCTTACCCAGCAGAAGGTAGAGAAATTATGCTTAATGTACGTATTGCTACTCCGCCATGGGATCGTTCTAAAAACCAATGGATGAATGTAAATCCAGGTGTAGCATCATCGTATATATTTGCTCAAAAGCCAGGTGATAAAGTTGTAATTTCTGGACCATACGGAGAATTCTTTATCAATGAGTCTGATAGCGAAATGCTTTATGTAGGTGGTGGAGCAGGTATGGCGCCAATGCGTTCACACTTATATCACTTATTCAAAACATTAAAAACTGGTCGTAAAGTAACATATTGGTACGGAGGACGTTCTAAACGTGAGTTGTTCTATTTAGAGCATTTCAGAGAGTTAGAAAGAGATTTCCCTAACTTTAAATTTTACTTAGCATTATCTGAACCTTTAGAAGAAGATAACTGGAAAGTGAAGAAAGACATTAATGATGAAGCAGGTGACGGTTTTGTAGGATTTATTCATAACTGTGTGATTGATAATTACCTAAGCCTTCATGATGCACCAGAAGATATCGAATTATACTTCTGTGGTCCACCATTAATGAACCAAGCTGTTCAAAAAATGGGTGAGGATTTTGGTATCCCAGATGAGCACATTAGATTTGACGACTTTGGTGGATAA
- a CDS encoding NADH:ubiquinone reductase (Na(+)-transporting) subunit D, which translates to MGLLSKKDAKLITDPLADNNPITIQVLGICSALAITAQLKASIVMAISVMAVLGIGNVVISLMRNIIPSKIRIIVQLVVVAALVIIVDQVLKAFSYELSKTLSVFVGLIITNCIIMGRFEAFALGNGPWRSFLDGIGNAAGYGLILIIVGFFRELLGSGTLLGFKVLGDPIEKTGLYSIGYENNGFMLLSPMALIVVGIIIWVQRSRNKDLIED; encoded by the coding sequence ATGGGACTTTTATCAAAAAAAGATGCCAAGTTAATTACAGATCCATTAGCGGATAACAACCCAATTACAATTCAAGTATTAGGTATATGTTCTGCTCTGGCAATTACAGCGCAATTAAAAGCGTCTATAGTAATGGCAATATCAGTAATGGCTGTATTGGGAATAGGAAACGTGGTTATCTCTTTAATGAGAAATATCATTCCTTCTAAAATTAGAATTATAGTTCAGCTTGTAGTGGTAGCGGCTTTAGTAATTATAGTTGATCAGGTACTTAAAGCTTTCTCATATGAATTAAGTAAAACCCTATCTGTATTTGTTGGACTTATTATTACAAACTGTATTATCATGGGACGTTTTGAAGCTTTCGCTTTAGGTAATGGACCATGGAGATCATTTCTTGATGGTATTGGTAATGCCGCAGGTTATGGTTTAATATTAATAATAGTAGGATTTTTTAGAGAACTTTTAGGTTCTGGTACTTTATTAGGTTTTAAAGTATTGGGTGACCCTATTGAAAAAACAGGGCTATATTCCATAGGTTATGAAAATAACGGTTTCATGTTATTATCACCAATGGCACTTATAGTTGTAGGCATTATTATTTGGGTACAACGTTCAAGAAATAAAGACTTAATAGAAGACTAA
- the nqrE gene encoding NADH:ubiquinone reductase (Na(+)-transporting) subunit E, with product MEHIELFFKSIFIDNMVFATFLGMCSYLAVSKKVSTAVGLGAAVIFVLAITVPLNWLLDQYILQPGALKWLGEEYAVYDLSFLSFIMFIATIATMVQLVEIVVEKFSPSLYNSLGIFLPLIAVNCAILGGSLFMQSREIPTLGLATTYGVGSGIGWFLAILAIAAIREKIRYSNVPPALRGLGITFIITGLMAIGFMSFGGMLTGGDEDSKSENQTATVETIKEEVNKEAKVESNLNVAENTNK from the coding sequence ATGGAACATATAGAATTATTTTTCAAATCGATATTTATAGATAACATGGTATTTGCGACATTCCTTGGAATGTGTTCTTACCTTGCTGTATCTAAAAAAGTATCTACTGCAGTTGGTCTAGGTGCTGCTGTAATTTTCGTATTAGCAATTACAGTGCCTTTAAACTGGTTGTTAGATCAATATATATTACAACCTGGAGCTTTAAAATGGTTAGGTGAAGAGTATGCAGTTTATGATTTAAGCTTCTTATCCTTTATCATGTTTATTGCTACTATCGCAACAATGGTACAATTAGTAGAAATAGTGGTTGAGAAATTTTCACCATCACTTTATAACTCACTAGGTATATTCTTACCATTAATTGCTGTAAACTGTGCTATTTTAGGTGGTTCTTTATTTATGCAATCTAGAGAAATACCAACCTTAGGTTTGGCAACAACTTATGGTGTAGGTTCTGGTATCGGTTGGTTCTTGGCTATTTTAGCCATTGCAGCTATCCGTGAAAAAATTAGATATAGTAACGTACCACCAGCTTTAAGAGGTTTGGGTATTACGTTTATTATAACAGGTTTAATGGCGATTGGTTTTATGAGTTTTGGTGGAATGTTGACAGGAGGTGATGAAGATTCAAAATCCGAAAACCAAACTGCAACTGTCGAAACAATAAAAGAAGAAGTTAACAAAGAAGCTAAAGTTGAGTCTAACTTAAATGTAGCTGAAAATACAAACAAGTAA